From the Lathyrus oleraceus cultivar Zhongwan6 chromosome 4, CAAS_Psat_ZW6_1.0, whole genome shotgun sequence genome, one window contains:
- the LOC127073582 gene encoding RNA-binding protein involved in heterochromatin assembly dri1, with protein MSWSGGDWMCGACEHINFKKREACQSCGYPKYGGPDPSTYRYNRTETLAGDWFCTAMNCGAHNYASRSNCYRCGSFKDDYSSGYGGNMAGSGGYGSDCSSPPGWKSGDWICPRIGCGMHNYASRTECYKCKMPRDYGGAD; from the exons ATGAGCTGGTCTGGAGGAGATTGGATGTGTGGTGCTTGCGAGCACATAAATTTCAAGAAGAGGGAAGCATGCCAAAGTTGTGGGTACCCCAAGTATGGAGGCCCTGACCCATCAACCTATAGATATAACAGGACTGAAACGTTGGCAGGGGACTGGTTTTGCACCGCTATGAACTGCGGAGCTCACAACTATGCAAGCAGATCCAACTGCTATAGATGTGGTTCATTTAAAGATGATTATTCTTCTGGATATGGGGGTAACATGGCCGGTTCTGGAGGATATGGATCTGATTGCAGTTCTCCACCAGGATGGAAAAGTGGAGACTGGATTTGCCCAAG AATTGGCTGTGGAATGCATAATTATGCTAGCAGGACAGAATGCTACAAATGCAAAATGCCAAGGGATTATG GTGGTGCTGACTGA